In the Campylobacter suis genome, AACACTTAGCTTACCAGCGTGGAAATTTTATGAGTAAAAAAGGATACAAAATGACACAAGAAAAAGCAGAGTATTTAAAGAAAAAGCTAAAAAGAAAAATAAAAAAGGAATTCTTTGAAGTCTTTGATGGCATGTTAGTAGATGTGCTTAATAATAAAAATTATAGCTTTGAGGCAGAATACGGGATATTGGATAATAAAACGCCTGATGGTAGCTTTTATGTTTATTATGGAGATTACCGTTTGAATGGTAATGAAAAATTTGATGGAGCATATAGAGAGATAAAAATTGATAATAAAAAACTAAGATGTTGTTGCAATATACAAATAATAGACAGAGATGATACTTATTTTGATAGTGCAGTAGTTGGCTCTTTTGTCTTAGCTAGGCTTATGCACTTTTATAAAAAATACGATAGAAAATTACGAAAAAAGGATATAAAATGAACCAACTAACTACAATCGAACAAGAAAAAGAGCGTTTCGAGTTAGAGCAACGCAAAGCGAAGGCTTTTGTCTCAACAGCATTTTTCCCGCAACATTTAAAAGGCTCACCCGATGTAAGCGTAGCAAATGCGATTATCGTCTATGACATAGCAAGTCGCATGAATTTAAGCCCGCTTGAAGTCGCGCAAAGTATTTTTATCATACACGGCAAGCCAAGCTTTGAGACGAAATTTTTAGTCGCTAGGCTAAATTCAAGCGGTTTGCTAAAAGGTCGCTTGCAAACTATCGTAAGCGAAAACGGACAAAGCGCATATTGTGAAGCAATAGACGCACAAACGGGACAAACTCTGCGCGGCACAACTATCACAATGCAAATGGCACAAGCTGAGGGCTGGCTAGGTAAAAACGGCTCAAAATGGAAAACTATGCCAACGCTTATGCTTAAATACCGCGCGCAAAGCTTTTTTATAAATGAGTTTTTCCCAGAGGTGCGCTTAGGACTTCGCACAAAAGAGGAAGTGCAAGACATCGAGGCTGATTATAGCGAGGTACAAACTCCAGTTTATACAAGCGATAAAAAGCCACTTGATTTAAACGAGATAGCAAGTTTAGGGCTTAAAAAAGCCAGTGAGTTAAAAGCACAAAAGAGCGAGCCCATAGAAGCAGAGATTGCCGAAGTGCCAGTCATAAATGTAGATGAGCCACTGCCTCACGATGAGCTACAAAGCAAACTTATGAGGCGCGGGCTAAATGAAAATGAAGCCGAAAGGGTTGTAATGCGCTTTAATGTAGAGCAAGTGCAAGCCTTTTTAAATGACCCAAGTAGTATTGATACATTGGTGGAACAAAATGCCGACTAATCGTGCAAAATTTTAGCGTAATGTAAGCTAACCTAGTGCGACTTTAATATTATCGGCTATTCGCTTTATTACCTTTACACAAACAGAGTTGCCTGCTTGTTTATAAAGGTGCATATTTGCGATTTCAGGTAGTACAAAATTTGACCCAAAACCTTGAAACATAAAGCACTCTTTTGGTGTGAGCTTTCTTATGCCGTGCTTTGTTAAGACAAGTGGGACATTATGACCGCCTGTACCCATATTTGCCGTAAGTGTAGGGCAAACATTGCTTTTATTCTCACGAACATATCGCCTGCGCCATTGATAAATTGTATTACTTTTTGTGATAGATTTTTTAAGTTCATCGTAAAAAGCTGATTTTGGTGTATAATAATACCTTTCATCTACTTTTGCGTTAAAATCCACTATGTCAGCGATTGTTCTTGTTAGTGGTACTGGCTTTGGAAAGTCAAAATTTCTATACACAGTTTCATCCTTAAAACCAACTATATAGATACGTTCCCTATTTTGTGGCGTATTGCCATATTCACAGGCGTTTAAAACTTGATATTTTATAAAATAGCCCAAATTCTCAAGTTCTGAAAGTATAATGGCGAAGGTATTGCCCATATCGTGGCTTACTAAGTTTTTTACATTTTCTAAAAATATCACACTAGGCTGGTTAGCTTTTATTATACGCAGTAGGTCAAAAAAGATGTTACCACGCTCATCGTTAAAGCCTTTTTGATACCCCGCTACACTAAAAGCTTGGCAAGGAAAACCAGCGACAAGAGTATCAAATTTTGGTAAAGTATTTTCATTTACTAGCCTTATATCTTTGTTGTCGACAATGGTTTTTTCATTGGTTTGATAAGTTATACAAGCATTAGCGTCTATCTCATTTGCATAGACAACGCTTTCGTTAAAACCTTTTTCAATGCCACCAACCCCTGCGAAAAATGAGGCTATTTTCATACTCTGCTCCCTTGTGCGGCGTGCCGCTTTTTTGGTGGAGTGGGCTAGGACGCACCACTCCTTATTTTTTAACTATCCTAGCCACAATGTCAATTATTGCCACTGGCTGGATGTTGTTTTGATTTATATAGCTTATTAGACTTAGTCTTGGGCGTCGCCCTAGTTTTTGCTGGTCTTTTACCGTCTGTGTTTTATTAACACTTAAATTTACAAAAGCATCGCTATTAAGTCCTAAGTCGTAAATATAAGCTTCGTTTTTATCGTATTTAAGCCTAAAAAATATCAGCTTGTCAAACTTTGTGTTAGGCGAGAACGAACTCAAATCATCATCAAAATTTGATGTTGCTTTTATCTCTATTAGGCTACCGTTTTCATCAGTTGCATCGCCACCTTTTGTACCCTTGTTCCACTTGTAACCTAGAGCATAGCAACTCATAGGCTCACTTATGGTTTCAGGCAGATTCAGTCCACGCGATGAAACTGACTTAATACCGTTGTTTAGGTCTTTATAAAGAAAGTATAACCTACAAACTTCTAAAAACCTAGCATCATCAATGGTTATAAAATCAAGCTTTGTTTTTGCCATTTTTATGGCGTCCTAGCTTAAAACACATTTTAACAAAAAAATACAAAAATTTAATTTAAAAGGATCAACAAAAGACAGAAGCGGTCATAAAACAAGATTTTTTTCGCAATGAAATAATTTCGCAAAAATCAGACGTCTTGCAACAAACCGATGATTTTATCATCTTTGACATATCGAGAAAGGATTAAACAATGTTTAACAAAGTAGTTTTAGTTGGAAATTTGACCAAAGATATTGAGCTTAGATATTCACAGAGTGGAAGTTGTATTGGCAATTCAAGTATCGCCGTAACTCGCAAATATACAAGCACGCAAGGACAAAAAGCAGAGGAAACATGTTTTATTGATTTAATTTTCTTTGGCAAAACAGCAGAAATTGCCAACCAATATCTAAGTAAAGGCAGTAAGCTTTTAGTGGAAGGGCGTTTGAAATTTGAGCAATGGCAGGATAACTATGGAAACAATCGCTCAAAACATAGCGTAAGTGTGGAAAATATTGAGATGTTAGGTAGTCCAAACACTGGAAATGATACGCCAAACAAACCAACCAAAACATACACTAAAGCACCAACACAAAATAATGCTAAGTATGATAATGATGTCAGCCAATACATCGATGATGACACGATACCGTTTTAAGAACTCAACTGTCAACTAATAGTTGATAGTTGAAAAACACCCTATTTTGTATAATCAAAATATTAGATTATCTTTAAGTGGGAATTTTGTATAATCTAGGCTAAAAATAAGGAATAAAGGACAGACATGCAAACAAAATTAAGTGTTGTAAAAGATGATAAAAAGCGCCATATCATAAAAGAAAAGATGAAAAATGTGGTCTTGCAAAATCCCAAAGTAAAAGCTGTATTTGAAAGACTAAAAGACAAATGAATTATTTTGACATAGATGAGGCTATTGAGCTTCATGATATGATTATCGATAGTATGGGCGGTGCAAAAGGCTACAATGAAGTAAGCTTGGGCTATCTAGCCTCTGCACTAGAGCATATTAAAAACGATGAGTATTACCCAACCTTTTTAGATAAACTCACACACTTAGTATTTTCTTGTGTTAAATTTCATCCATTCTTAGATGGTAACAAACGAACTGCTGTGTATCTAGGCATGTTTTTCCTTGAATTAAACGACAAAGAGGGATATTTCGTGCATTTTGCGGTAAATATGGAAGATGTTGTAGTGAGGTTAGCTGAAAATAGCATTAGCAAAGATGAGTTGCACGAGATAATAAAAGGAATTTTGTATTAAAAAGGATAAATAATGGCAGATGAAATTTTAATTAAAGAGCCAAAAAATGCGAAAGTAACTCATAAGGGCGATTGGAAAATTTCAGATGATATTATTATAGAATGCTATGTAACTGATGATAAGCGCCGCCTTTTATCATTGCGTGGAACTGCTAGGGCTATGGATTTAAAAGGGGGTGGAAGTGGTGCGTTGCTTAGAAATTTAAAAGCTGGTTGGATACAACCTTTTTTATCGGACCAGTTAAAAATATGGATTTTAGGGGCAGATACAAAAAGTTTAGGCAGAATTTCAGGTATTGTCGGACCTGCATTTATTCCATTTGAGGCAGAGCTTTTTGTTGATGTTTGCAAGGCTTATGTAATGGCTGACAATAAAGGGATTTTAAATGATAGCCAAAGCGCAATCGCAAAAAGATTGCTTCACATAATGTCTGCATTTGCAAAAGTCGGTATCGTAGCCCTAGTAGATGAAATAACGGGTTATCAAAACCAAAGAGAGCAAGATGAGCTACAAAAAATACTATCAAAATACATTTCAACCGAATTTTTAGAATGGACTAAGCGTTTCCCTGATGAGTTTTACGAACAAATTTTTAGACTTAAAGAGTGGGGGGAGTTTAAAGCTCATCACAAAATGCCACAAGTAGTAGGCAAAATAACAAATGAAATAGTATATAAACAGCTTCCAGAGGGTGTGCTTGATGAGTTACGCAACAAAACACCAAAAAGCCCAAGCGGTAATAACTTATATAAATTTCATCAAAGCTTGACACTAGATACTGGCATACCACACTTAGATAAACATCTAATATCGGTTATTACACTTATGAAAGTAGCAGATGATTGGGATGATTTTGTTTATCTTTTTAATAAATCATATGCAAAACACTACCAGCTAAAATTTAATTTTGACAAGGAATAACAATGAGCGATGAAAATCTAATAAAACAAACCTGCAAAGAACTCGGGCTTACATATAAACAGCTTGGGGAGTTGATAGGGTATGGAGAGGAAGCCGTAAGTAAGGCAGCAAGAACTGATAATATTTCAGCAACAATGAGCAAGGCATTATCACTTTATCTTGAAAATTTAGAGCTTAAAGATAAACTAAAAACGCTTGACGCTTTATCTGAAATTATAAAACAACTATCCAAATAAGCGTATATTTTACGCTTATTTTCTACAAATAAACAAATAAAATACTTTAAACTATTGACATAACCCGTATAATTTTGGTATAATACTCTTATCAAAACGGATTTAATCCGCTTTGAAATAAACAAAAGGAGTATCAATGCTAAAGTTTCTGCAGATATTAGCTTTGATTTTGCAAATCCTTTATTGGGTTTTGCGAATGACAGGGTGGATTTAATCCACTCCCCCGCAAGGGGGCTAATAAACCTTAGCGATACTCCCTTTGTAATTATACCATAAGGAGTTTATTATGTCAGCAGATTTTTTAGATGTCTTAATGGCAGTAGCTTTTATTGCTACTTGCATTTGGGTTTACCACACAAAGGCTCAAAAATGAAAAACGAGCTTTATGATGGCAATGATGAAAGCTTAGCAAAATTTGCTGAGCTTTTATCTAAATACTCAACCGACACAAAAGAACAAGAATACCAGGTGCTTGATTTAGCTTATGATTTATTTGTAATGTTGCAAAACCTAGCAAATAATCATAATGCTATGAAAGCTAAAATTTTAAATATCTTAGAGCCGAAAGGAGAATAAAATGACAGAATTAGTCCCGATTTTACAAACAGAGTTTAATGGTGCTGAAATAAATTCAGTCAATGCAAGAGATTTACACGAAGTTTTAGAGAGTAAGCAAGATTTTTCAACATGGATAAAAAAGCGACTTGATGAGACAGATGCCGTTGAAAACACGGATTATATTTGCTTCCACAAAAAAATGGAGGCGAATAATGCCACAATGATAGAATACATCTTAGCCATAGACATAGCCAAAGAAGTTGCAATGCTAGAGCGAAACGAAATTGGTAAGAAAGTAAGGCGGTATTTTATTGAATTTGAGAAAACGCATAAACATTTTATGCTACCTAAAGATTTGCCTAGCGCATTAAGAGCATACGCAAACGAAGTGGAGCAAAAAGAATTAGCGTTAAAACAAAGAGATGAAGCGATACTTACTAAGGCATGGATAGGTAGCAAGCGAGAAGCAACCGCTATGGCAACAGCTTCAACAGCGACACGCGAAGCCGAACGGCTAAAAATAGAGCTAGATAAAAGCAAAGAGTGGGCTACTATAAAAAGAGTAGAAAAATCCATAGGTGGCAATTATAGTTGGCATAAATTAACAGCAATTAGTAAAGAGTTAAAAATCGAACGCATTGATGTTTTTGATGCTAATTATGGTGTAGCAAAATCATACCACAAAGATGTGTGGCTTAAAGCATATGGTATAGACATAACAAATTTAGAAATAAAAAAAGGAGCATAAAATGAGAAATTTTAACATAGTAATAACCGATGAGAGAGTAATGGTAAAAACCTTTCGTGCAGAAACACTTCAAGAAGCAAAAGATATGGCAGACATAGACTATACAAACGCTTTTGGCGATGAAGCATCACAGAGCGGTTATAAACGCATACAGGATAAAGAGTATGAAATAGGCGTAGAGCTTACAGATGAGTATTTATTAGATGAAGTTCAGGAGGCTTATTGGAATTTTGCAGAAACTGTTCACGATGTGAACGAAACCTTAAATGACTGGGTGCCAGAGAGTGTTGTTGAGTTATTTGGCAAAAATGGCAAGTTAAAAGGCAAAATCACAACCTTACAAAGCACTCTAAGTAAATTACAGCAAAAAATAGCTGATTATGAAAAAGTAAAAGGTCGGAACATAGAAGTAGCTTGATGTAAATATTAAGGATAAAAGATGAGAGAGATTAAATTTCGCGTATGGGATAAAGAGCTAAGGGTGTTGCGTGACGCTCGGTATATCGACCTTGAAAATGGCGAAGTAAGCTATTGGCTAAACCAAGCAAAAAATACCAATATAATAAAGCCATTAAAAAATGTAGAGATTATGCAATGCTCTGGGCTAGAGGATAAAAACGGCACCCTTATTTACGAAGGGGATATTATAGAGGGTAGGTTTATAAAAGATAACACTACTGCTATTGGGAGAGTGGATTATTTTCATAAAGATACTAAATTTATTTGCCACTTAATAGATGGCGATTATACTCCTGTTAGTAGTCTTGAGGAGATTGAAGTTCTCGGCAATATCTATGAAAATCCAAAACTTTTAAAGAAAAAGGATAAAAAATGATAGCTTTTAAAAAAAGCCGCGAAAAATGGATAAAAGAAATTTTATCCATGCAACAAGCGTGTAGAGATATGGAAACTATCTTGTGCGACCTTGATTTGCTGCTTCAAGCTTATCTGCAAAGAAAAAGCACAGTGTGCATAGATAGTCGTAAAAAGATAGCGGAAGCGTTAGAGATTTTAAGAGAGTTGAAAGGATAAAAATGAGTAGCCCAGAAAGAGACAAAGAATTAGAAACGATAGATAGGCTTATAAAATTTTGTGAAAGACACGATAAAAGGCATAAAATCATAAACAATAAAATTTTACCTATCTTATTTAGGCTACCTATGCGTAGGTTAGAAAAATTTAGGCGCGATTTAGTAAATATTTACGGAGAAAAAGGATAAAACATGAGCGAGTTTTTAGAGGTTAAAGGCTTATTATTAGAGCTAAGAGATACTATAAATTTGCTTTTACCAAAACGCATGTCAGTAGCTCAAATAGCAAACATAACAGGCAAGAGCAGACAGACCATAACAAGCTTTTTAAAAAGAAAATTTAGCCCTGGGACTGAATATTGGGAAGAAAATGGTAAAATTATGGTGTCTCAAGCTGTAGCCCTTGCACTGTTAAGGAGATATAATGAAAAATAGCGGTGGCTACAAGGTACGAAATGGCATGATCTATGTCTTTGGTACTGTCGGCGGTAAAAGATACCGCTTCTCTACTAATTTACAAGCGACAAATAAAAATTTACTATTTATCGCGCGTAATTACTGGAGTGTTCTTTTAAATAAAATTGATGAAAAAAATGCAGTAAAAGAGCCATCTAAGCTTTGTGATTTTTTACTAGAAGTCATAAATTTAAGTGCACACAAGCGCAGTAAGGCGGTGCAAGATGATTACATATCAAAAGCAAAGCGCCTTATTTTGCCATATTTTAAAGGTTATGGGCTAAATGATATAAAGCCACTTGATTTAGAGAAGTGGCAAACCGAGCTTCTAAAAAGTTATTCAACTACTACCGTTAAACGCGTAAAGAATATCCTAAATATGGCGTTAAATAAAGCTACTTTAAACGACATAATCCCTAAAAATCCCTTGCTTTTGGTTGATGGGTTTAGGGTGCATAATGAGAAAAAAGAGCCATACACCATCGATGAAATGCAAAAGATTTTAACCCACTCAAAGGGGTGGCTAAATGTCTTTTTGCACTTAGCTTTTACCACAGGACTACGCACGGGCGAGCTTTTGGCGTTAAAATACAGCGATATTGACTGGCAAAATAAGCTAATTTTTGTAAATCGCACCATTACTAAGGGGCAAATTTTACAAAGCAATAGTATAAAAAATCATAATCGCTTTGTGATTTTAGCCGATTATTTGGTTGAAATTTTAAAGGATTATGACAGCGGTAGCGAGTGGTTATTCCCATCACGGCTAGGCACACCATACAGCGAGGGCAAGGCTATCGCAAAGCGTTATTTTAAACCGCTTTTACAAAGTATCGGCGTAGAATATAAGACGCTTTATGCGACAAGGCATACATTTGTGAGCATTTTGAGAAACCACGGAGTAAGCAGAGAGTTTGTGGCTGAACTTGCAGGTCATTCGCAAGAGGTAAGCGATAAATATTACTATACAGCACAGCTCACAAACGAAAAAATCAGAGCTGTTAATAATGTCTTTTTTCAGCTAAATTTGGGCTTAAAGGCACAAAGTAGGG is a window encoding:
- the ssb gene encoding single-stranded DNA-binding protein, with the protein product MFNKVVLVGNLTKDIELRYSQSGSCIGNSSIAVTRKYTSTQGQKAEETCFIDLIFFGKTAEIANQYLSKGSKLLVEGRLKFEQWQDNYGNNRSKHSVSVENIEMLGSPNTGNDTPNKPTKTYTKAPTQNNAKYDNDVSQYIDDDTIPF
- a CDS encoding P63C domain-containing protein yields the protein MADEILIKEPKNAKVTHKGDWKISDDIIIECYVTDDKRRLLSLRGTARAMDLKGGGSGALLRNLKAGWIQPFLSDQLKIWILGADTKSLGRISGIVGPAFIPFEAELFVDVCKAYVMADNKGILNDSQSAIAKRLLHIMSAFAKVGIVALVDEITGYQNQREQDELQKILSKYISTEFLEWTKRFPDEFYEQIFRLKEWGEFKAHHKMPQVVGKITNEIVYKQLPEGVLDELRNKTPKSPSGNNLYKFHQSLTLDTGIPHLDKHLISVITLMKVADDWDDFVYLFNKSYAKHYQLKFNFDKE
- a CDS encoding transcriptional regulator translates to MSDENLIKQTCKELGLTYKQLGELIGYGEEAVSKAARTDNISATMSKALSLYLENLELKDKLKTLDALSEIIKQLSK
- a CDS encoding Bsp6I family type II restriction endonuclease, which produces MAKTKLDFITIDDARFLEVCRLYFLYKDLNNGIKSVSSRGLNLPETISEPMSCYALGYKWNKGTKGGDATDENGSLIEIKATSNFDDDLSSFSPNTKFDKLIFFRLKYDKNEAYIYDLGLNSDAFVNLSVNKTQTVKDQQKLGRRPRLSLISYINQNNIQPVAIIDIVARIVKK
- a CDS encoding antA/AntB antirepressor family protein, whose amino-acid sequence is MTELVPILQTEFNGAEINSVNARDLHEVLESKQDFSTWIKKRLDETDAVENTDYICFHKKMEANNATMIEYILAIDIAKEVAMLERNEIGKKVRRYFIEFEKTHKHFMLPKDLPSALRAYANEVEQKELALKQRDEAILTKAWIGSKREATAMATASTATREAERLKIELDKSKEWATIKRVEKSIGGNYSWHKLTAISKELKIERIDVFDANYGVAKSYHKDVWLKAYGIDITNLEIKKGA
- a CDS encoding type II toxin-antitoxin system death-on-curing family toxin; translation: MNYFDIDEAIELHDMIIDSMGGAKGYNEVSLGYLASALEHIKNDEYYPTFLDKLTHLVFSCVKFHPFLDGNKRTAVYLGMFFLELNDKEGYFVHFAVNMEDVVVRLAENSISKDELHEIIKGILY
- a CDS encoding DNA cytosine methyltransferase, coding for MKIASFFAGVGGIEKGFNESVVYANEIDANACITYQTNEKTIVDNKDIRLVNENTLPKFDTLVAGFPCQAFSVAGYQKGFNDERGNIFFDLLRIIKANQPSVIFLENVKNLVSHDMGNTFAIILSELENLGYFIKYQVLNACEYGNTPQNRERIYIVGFKDETVYRNFDFPKPVPLTRTIADIVDFNAKVDERYYYTPKSAFYDELKKSITKSNTIYQWRRRYVRENKSNVCPTLTANMGTGGHNVPLVLTKHGIRKLTPKECFMFQGFGSNFVLPEIANMHLYKQAGNSVCVKVIKRIADNIKVALG
- a CDS encoding YopX family protein, yielding MREIKFRVWDKELRVLRDARYIDLENGEVSYWLNQAKNTNIIKPLKNVEIMQCSGLEDKNGTLIYEGDIIEGRFIKDNTTAIGRVDYFHKDTKFICHLIDGDYTPVSSLEEIEVLGNIYENPKLLKKKDKK
- a CDS encoding tyrosine-type recombinase/integrase, whose product is MKNSGGYKVRNGMIYVFGTVGGKRYRFSTNLQATNKNLLFIARNYWSVLLNKIDEKNAVKEPSKLCDFLLEVINLSAHKRSKAVQDDYISKAKRLILPYFKGYGLNDIKPLDLEKWQTELLKSYSTTTVKRVKNILNMALNKATLNDIIPKNPLLLVDGFRVHNEKKEPYTIDEMQKILTHSKGWLNVFLHLAFTTGLRTGELLALKYSDIDWQNKLIFVNRTITKGQILQSNSIKNHNRFVILADYLVEILKDYDSGSEWLFPSRLGTPYSEGKAIAKRYFKPLLQSIGVEYKTLYATRHTFVSILRNHGVSREFVAELAGHSQEVSDKYYYTAQLTNEKIRAVNNVFFQLNLGLKAQSRAHQ